GTCTCGAGTGGCCCGCCCCTGGCCCCGGCGGCGAGCGCCGCGACCAAGCGCAAGAGCGTCCTCGACTTTGTCGTCGGCAACGTGACGAGCCTCGAGGGCCGTCTCGGCCGCACGGACCGCACCCGCATGGACCAGTTCCTCACGTCGGTGCGCGACCTCGAGACGCGCGTCGCCGCCCTGGCGCTCCCGCCCGACTGCCGCGCCATCCCACGTCCGACCCTGTCGGCGAGCGTCGGCAACGTCCCCGCGAGCTATAACCGCGACGACCATGCGAACGTCATGATCGATCTTACCGTCATGGCGCTGTCGTGCGACGCCGCGGGCGTCGTGAGCTTCATGCTCGATGATGCCCGGTCCGACTTCCCATACAACTTCTTGCAGCGGCGGCACTTCACCGACGCGGGCTCGACGCCGGGCACGACGGCCGTCACGTTCAGCCCGCTCATTGCTTCCGCCAACAACGACGGCGGCGACGGCACGGACCAGTGGGCGACGATCCACTGGTGGTACGCCTCGAAGGTGAGCCAGCTCTGCCAGAAGCTCGCGGCCGTCCCCGACGGCGGCGGCGCGAGCCTGCTCGACAACTCGATCGTCTGGTTCGGCAGCGGACAGCAGGGAGAAGGGTTCGCGACGAACCTACCGCTCCTGTACGTCGGCAGCGGGGGCGGCATCCTTCGCACCGACCGCGCCTTCGCTTTCAGCCCCAATCAGAGCCTCGCCAACGTCTATCTCACGTTTCTGCGATCGGTCTTTGGGCTCCCGGATCCGACCTTCGGCGACAGCACGGGGACCATCCCGGAGCTCCTCGCCTGATCACCTGTTGGTCAGCAAAACGGCATTGACATAGACGGGCACGAAGACGCTGGGCCGGGACGCCTTGCTGGCCAGAGCCGGCCTCTGTATGCCAGGCGGCTCCCCACGATTTGCCGGCCGCTGTGGCCCAACAACCTTCGCTATCAGGGCGGCGAAACGGGGAGGGACGGCAGTTGCAGATCGGCG
This window of the Polyangia bacterium genome carries:
- a CDS encoding DUF1552 domain-containing protein, with protein sequence MKSSTRRHFLRGAGVALALPWLESLEPRRARGQTATPRRRFVPIYFPLGTAYPNEIDYWTPKGIGAGTAWQLSPMLEPFAPIKSQVAVLAQVDQTAFKETVVDFGNGLLTDAFLTCTDPRSQVTMSLPEPNGISIDQRIASALGERSLQVGLSTLNSSCDGEPCDYSRSISWAGPGAPLGKLVDPQSVFDKIVSSGPPLAPAASAATKRKSVLDFVVGNVTSLEGRLGRTDRTRMDQFLTSVRDLETRVAALALPPDCRAIPRPTLSASVGNVPASYNRDDHANVMIDLTVMALSCDAAGVVSFMLDDARSDFPYNFLQRRHFTDAGSTPGTTAVTFSPLIASANNDGGDGTDQWATIHWWYASKVSQLCQKLAAVPDGGGASLLDNSIVWFGSGQQGEGFATNLPLLYVGSGGGILRTDRAFAFSPNQSLANVYLTFLRSVFGLPDPTFGDSTGTIPELLA